GATTTAAAATAATGTTTTCTCTTCCTCCAAAGAAAGATAACGCCATTTGCCAATCTCTACGTCAAGTTTAAAGTTTCCTATGCTGATTCGATTTAAGCTTAAGACTTTCAAAGGTGTTCCAAATTTTGGATCTTTTAGTGCGCCAAAAAGCCTACGAATATGCCGATTCTTGCCCTCTTCAAGTTCCACTAAGAGTTTTGTTTTAGCACCACCAATACCTACTTTTACAACTTTTGCCTTTAATAGACCATGAATACTTTCCACTCCCTTACTGGCTTGAAAAATATGCTCATCAGTAACATAGCCCCTAACCCAAATCTCATATATCTTAGTACAATTGCCAGGTTTAGTTAAAGCATCACCTATCTTGCCATTAGTTGTAAATAACAAAAGCCCTTTAGACTCTAAATCAAGACGCCCTATTGGCATCCAGCCATCGTGAAAAGCCCAATCAGGCAATAAGTCATAAACTGTCTTTCTCCCAAGGTCATCAGTTCGAGTGACCAAATATCCCTTTGGCTTATTAAGTACTAATAGTATTTTAGAATCATTTGCTGTAATATTTATCAGGTATATCCTTTAGGTGTTTTGATAAGCCCTAAATTAAGATTTTGCTAATAACTTTAATTATGAGATTCTCTATTTTAAAATATTTGTTGATATTATAGCCATTAAAGTAGGAAGGATAGAGAAATAAAATTTAATTTAATAATTAATTAGTATTTTATCCTAGAAATTTCATACGCAAGTAATTTAATTGCTCCAGATAAGCTACTTTATTATAATTAGTTGAGTGGAAATTCATAAAACCATGTAAATAATCTACTTTTGTAGTTTTTACTTTTTGTTTTTTCGATAAGTCAGATTGCAGCTTCAAAACATCATAATGAATCTCCATTTTAGGGAAAATTAACTCTACTTCAAATAAAGGATTTATTTCTTTAAAGTTTCTAATTTGAGAGCCATAATAACAAACTCCACAACTAATATTTTTAACTGATGAATTTTTAGATAATTTCCAAATCACGGAAGCACCAACACTAAAGCCAATCAAAGTGGTAACTGAAGAAATAGATGTAGTTAATTTTAGTAATTTAAAAAAATACTTATCAACTCCTACATTATCCACAAAATAAGAATATGCTTCCGCTTCATTTTTAAAGTTCATATTTATACTATCATAAGGATCTAATATAATATTTGCATTCAGTTCTTCTGCCAAATTTATCAAAGCAGGTGTTTTACCAAATACATCTGAAACTAAAATTATACTCATGAACCTCTACTTTACTTATTAATTATCACTGTATCCCATCTCGTATGCATCGAACATAATTACTAGCATTTTTGAGATCACTATATCCATCACCATTATCAAAATATATACTCCATGCTCGTTCACTATTATTATTGTTTGAAGTAGCACTCCAATACCAATTGGAACTAATATTTTTCAATTTATCTTTTTGTGTAGAAAGATTTTTCAGTTCATCCTTAGTAGGGAGTCTCCAATCTTTAAATTTAGCAAGAGTTAAGTTTTTACAATAACTCATAGCCGTATCACCAACTATATTAAAATAGTTTTTCCCATCATAATTTGTTTTAGTTAGCCATGATTTTTTGATTTTTAATACAGCACTATTATCTTGCCACATAAGTTTTTGTTTTTTATCTATATAAATACTCTTTTTTTCTTCTTTTCTTATTCTCTCTTTTTCTATTCTTTCTCTTTGCTTTTTCTCTTTTTCCATTTTATATTTTTGTGCTTCAATATCAAAATCTAAAGTAATCTCTTCAATTGTATCTTTAGATACATCAAAATTTAATCTTTTATCTAAAAAATTATCAGCACTTACATCAACGGTATAGACTCCTCGTGGAAATCTAAGATTAGAATTATATTTTTTATTATTTAATAGTATTTCTGAGTTAGGAACACTAATTAGTAGTGTTATAAAATATGTTGGTTGTGTTTCTATTTCATCTATAGTGACCCACACATCACTTTTAAGATTATTATTTTTTGATTTTCTAAGTCTTACATAATTTTCTTTTATATCAACAATATTATATTCTTTTCCTCTTTTTAGAACTTGTATAACTTCTTTATCTTTTCCATATGTGTTATATCCATTTACATCGTTTTTAATATAAATTTTTTTAGTAATATTATATTTATTTAACATAACATTTAACTCTTCTTGATGGGGTAAACAAGCAGTCATTACAAATATCATAAAAATGCCTAAAAAAAGTTGTATAAAATTTTTTATTTTTCTCACTAAAAATCTCCATTCATATTTTCAATATTATAAATTCATTAAAAATTAGATTGAGAATTATAGCAGATATGGATTAACCACTCATTATATCTTAAGTCCATAAGCTAATAAGTAGTAATGTTTTTATACAATTGCACTTATAAGGTATCTAAATAAATACTTAATTACACGACAAAGGACAAATTTGAGATATATTATATTAAGTATTATCATTGCAATCTTATTTCAAATATTCTTTTGGATTTCTCATAATAATTTAGTCACACTAATTGAATCACCATCTAAGAAAGTACAATCATTATCTTATACTCCATATTATGGGTATGAAAAAAAAGTTTTATCACAGGAACAAATAAAAAATGATTTGAAGATTTTGTCACCTATTGCAAAAAAAATTAGAACTTACTCTTCAATAGATGCACAAATTATATTAGAAGCTACAGATGAAAAAATCATGCCTATTGATTTAGGTATTTGGTTAAGTGGTGATTATAAAAAAAATGATATAGAAATTCAAAAAGCTTTAAAATTACTTAAAAAATACCCAAATAGAATTGAAAATATTATTGTAGGAAATGAAGTTTTACTGAGAAAAGATTTAACTAAAAAGGAACTCTTTGCATATATTGATTATATGAAAGAGTTCACTGATAAACCCATCTCAAGTGCTGAAACTTGGGATATTTGGGAAAAGACTAAAGAGTTAACTAATCATGTTGATTTTATAACAATCCATATCTTGCCATATTGGGAAGAAGTACCTATCAAACAATTTAACAGTTTTGTTATAGACAAATATAAGGCAATTGAAAATCTATTTCCAAATAAAAAGATATATATTGGAGAGATAGGTTGGCCAAGTAATGGTTATAATAATGTTAAGGCTATACCTAATTTAAAAAATGAAGCAACAGCCATTAGAGGATTTATAAATCTTGCTAAAGATAATAGTTGGTCTTATAATATAATTGAAGCGTTTGACCAACCATGGAAAGGTTATGCAGAAGGTAATATAGGACAATATTGGGGAATATTTGATGCTCAAAGAAATTTAAAGTTTAAATTAGTAGGAGATATTGAATTAAACCAATTTTGGTTTTATCAAATGATTGCCACTATTATAATAGGGGCTTTATTAACATTTTTTGGACTAAGAAATAAAAAGTTAAATATCTATCATGCCTTAGCTTATGCAATAGTAGCTCAAGGTATGGCAGTGGGGATTGTAATGGCATTTATGTATCCTTTCATCAACTATATGAATTTGGGGATGTGGGGGATGTGGGGGATAGGAACACTTCTAATGATACCTCTTGTAATTATGACCCTTGCAAAAGCAAATGAACTTTTTAAATCTTCAATTGGTACACCTCCCACAAGAATATTTCCTCTTAATTTAACATCTGAGAATATCCCTTTTGTCTCTATTCATGTACCAGCATATAAAGAGCAACCTCATGCCTTAGCTGAAACTTTACAAGCACTGTCTAATCTAAAGTACCCAAACTATGAAGTTCTTGTAATAATTAACAATACACCAGAAGAATTTTATTGGAAACCCATTGAAACCCTATGCAAGGAATTAGGTAATAAATTTGTATTTATGAATATAACTTGTACAGGATTTAAAGCTGGGGCATTAAATAAAGCCTTAGAACAAACAAATAAAGATGCTGAAATCATAGCAGTAATCGATGCAGATTATGTAGTTGAACCTACTTGGTTAGTTGATTTAGTTCCTCTATTTGATGACCCCAAAGTTGCCATAGTACAAGCACCACAAGATCATAGAGATGGTGATGAATCTATCATAAAAACAGCAATGAATGAAGAGTATGCAGGTTTCTTTGATATTGGAATGATTGATAGAAATGAAGAAAATGCCATAGTTGTACATGGAACAATGGTTATGGTTAGATTAAGTGCAATGCTAAAAGTTGGTGGATGGGGAACAGATACCATCGTAGAAGATAGTGAACTTGGGCTTAGGTTATTTGAAGCAGGTTATATAGCACACTATACAAATAAAAGATATGGTTATGGTCTTCTTCCTGATACATTTGAAGCATTTAAAACTCAAAGGCATAGATGGGCTTATGGAGCTATACAAATTCTAAAAAAACACTGGAAGGAATTTAAACCCTCAGCTACTAAACTTAGTTCCACTCAAAAGAAAAAGTTTATTACTGGATGGATTTTTTGGTTAAGTGATGCTATGGGCCCTATAATGGCTATCATGAATATTATTTGGGTGCCTGTTATTATATTTGTTGGTGTTACAATTCCTACTATTCCACTAACAGTTCCAATTATTACTGCATTTTTAGTAAATGTTTTGCATACTTTTATTTTATATAGGATCAAAGTAAAAGCTAGTTTTAAAGAGACTTTCTTAAGTTCTATTGCCTCTATGAGTCTACAACTTATTATTTTTAAAGCAGTTTGGGATGGATTTGTAAAAGATGGGTTGCCTTTTAAAAGAACACAAAAAGGTGGAAAAGCTAAAAAGAGTGATAACCCAATAATATATGAAACTATTTTATGTTTATTATTACTAATCTCTTTTTTCACACTAATTTATATAAATAAAACAAGAATAATAGAAATATATGTATTTGCAATAACTATATTTATTCAAAGTATCCCCTATATCTCAGCAATTATTATGAGATATTTAGAATTATACTCTATAAAAAACCAGAAAAATTAGTTATTATTTTATTCACCATTTAAAACAGACAGAACTGTTGCTCTTGAAGTACCTAGTTCTGTTGTTATCTTTGATATATTTATATCACCATTTTCATTGTAATACTCTTCATTATCTAGCATTTTTAATATAGCATCTTTTTTATCAAGTATCTCTTGAGATGTTTGCCTAGTTTGAAAAGTAAAGTCTTCTTCCCTCATAGTTTGAAGTGCTTCTAAATCTTTTTTTATAGTTGGAACTGTAACTTTTAACTCTTTTGCTAAAT
This DNA window, taken from Arcobacter sp. F2176, encodes the following:
- a CDS encoding pseudouridine synthase; this translates as MYLINITANDSKILLVLNKPKGYLVTRTDDLGRKTVYDLLPDWAFHDGWMPIGRLDLESKGLLLFTTNGKIGDALTKPGNCTKIYEIWVRGYVTDEHIFQASKGVESIHGLLKAKVVKVGIGGAKTKLLVELEEGKNRHIRRLFGALKDPKFGTPLKVLSLNRISIGNFKLDVEIGKWRYLSLEEEKTLF
- a CDS encoding DUF1566 domain-containing protein, encoding MIFVMTACLPHQEELNVMLNKYNITKKIYIKNDVNGYNTYGKDKEVIQVLKRGKEYNIVDIKENYVRLRKSKNNNLKSDVWVTIDEIETQPTYFITLLISVPNSEILLNNKKYNSNLRFPRGVYTVDVSADNFLDKRLNFDVSKDTIEEITLDFDIEAQKYKMEKEKKQRERIEKERIRKEEKKSIYIDKKQKLMWQDNSAVLKIKKSWLTKTNYDGKNYFNIVGDTAMSYCKNLTLAKFKDWRLPTKDELKNLSTQKDKLKNISSNWYWSATSNNNNSERAWSIYFDNGDGYSDLKNASNYVRCIRDGIQ
- a CDS encoding glycosyltransferase family 2 protein, giving the protein MRYIILSIIIAILFQIFFWISHNNLVTLIESPSKKVQSLSYTPYYGYEKKVLSQEQIKNDLKILSPIAKKIRTYSSIDAQIILEATDEKIMPIDLGIWLSGDYKKNDIEIQKALKLLKKYPNRIENIIVGNEVLLRKDLTKKELFAYIDYMKEFTDKPISSAETWDIWEKTKELTNHVDFITIHILPYWEEVPIKQFNSFVIDKYKAIENLFPNKKIYIGEIGWPSNGYNNVKAIPNLKNEATAIRGFINLAKDNSWSYNIIEAFDQPWKGYAEGNIGQYWGIFDAQRNLKFKLVGDIELNQFWFYQMIATIIIGALLTFFGLRNKKLNIYHALAYAIVAQGMAVGIVMAFMYPFINYMNLGMWGMWGIGTLLMIPLVIMTLAKANELFKSSIGTPPTRIFPLNLTSENIPFVSIHVPAYKEQPHALAETLQALSNLKYPNYEVLVIINNTPEEFYWKPIETLCKELGNKFVFMNITCTGFKAGALNKALEQTNKDAEIIAVIDADYVVEPTWLVDLVPLFDDPKVAIVQAPQDHRDGDESIIKTAMNEEYAGFFDIGMIDRNEENAIVVHGTMVMVRLSAMLKVGGWGTDTIVEDSELGLRLFEAGYIAHYTNKRYGYGLLPDTFEAFKTQRHRWAYGAIQILKKHWKEFKPSATKLSSTQKKKFITGWIFWLSDAMGPIMAIMNIIWVPVIIFVGVTIPTIPLTVPIITAFLVNVLHTFILYRIKVKASFKETFLSSIASMSLQLIIFKAVWDGFVKDGLPFKRTQKGGKAKKSDNPIIYETILCLLLLISFFTLIYINKTRIIEIYVFAITIFIQSIPYISAIIMRYLELYSIKNQKN